DNA sequence from the Rhizobium lusitanum genome:
CCAGAAAGCCCGCCTCGCCGACAAAGCGGCCACTGCCGCGCTCCTCGATGGCGAAGAAAGCGAAGCCCAGATGATGCCACATGCCGGTATAGCGCAGGAAACGCGCCCATGTCTGCTCGCGTGACAGCGGTTCACCACCGACGAAGCGCATCAGGTCGTTCTGTTTCCAGAAGTCGGCATAATCCTCGAACTCCTCCAGCCGGTGGGCGCGCAGGATCAAGCGCTCTGTCGTCAAGGTGGGAATGATGGTCATGGTGGGGGCGATTTCCTTCCTTTCGGGCATTGCAGAACTCATGCTCATCGTCTCATGCTCCCGGTTCGCCATCCCAATAATCAACAGGCGCCCCGTCACGGCCGATAAAGCGGAACCGTGTCTCATTGGCCCGGTTGGTCTTCGCCAGGAATTTGCCGGAGTCGGGATATTCGACGATCTCCGTTTGTGCCTTGGTCGAGATGGCAAGATAGATCAGCACGCCCGGACCGGTGTTGATAAGCTGGTGAGCGGTTTCGTGGCCGCCGGCCGGAGCCCCCAGCACATCGCCCTTTGCTACGGCAAAGCGCTCGCTCCCGAAGCGATATTCGCCTTCGCCGTCGATGATGACGAAAAGCTCTTCTTCGACATGATGATTGTGAAACGGACAGCCTGATTTGCCAGGCGGCACTTCGTTGTAGCTGATGCCGAGATCCCTGAGGCCGAGCAATGCGCCGAAAGAGGCGTCGCTGCCGGCAAAAAAATCTCCCTGCTGCCAATGGTCGAGCTGAAGCTCGCCAATATTGACGGCGCGTCTGGTCTTCTTTGTCATGAGGCTCTCCCTTGCCGGTGGTGAATTATTATCGAAGCGAGTGGGGCGGTGGAAGATACAATTTCCAGCAAGGCCCGATCTTCCCCAAATCCCGATCGGAATCGGGGCAGATAGCTGAAAAACACTTGCCAAGCGCGGCTCGCCGTGGTTTGACCCGCCGTTATCGGTGCTGCCCGCCCTCTCATTCCGCAGGTAACGTATGTCCAGCTCTACCAATGCCCACATTCTGATCGTGGAAGCCCGCTTCTACGACGATATGGCTGACGCTCTTCTCGATGGCGCCAAGGCCGCACTTGAAGAGGCCGGAGCGACCTATGACATCGTCACCGTGCCCGGCGCGCTGGAGATTCCGGCTGCCATCGCGATGGCGCTTGATGGTGGCGACAGTGGCGGCACGCAGTATGATGGTTATGTCGCGCTCGGCATGGTCATTCGCGGCGAGACCTATCATTTCGATATCGTCGCCAATGAATCCTCGCGCGCGCTGATGGATCTGGCTGTGAGCGAATCCCTGGCAATCGGCAATGGTATCCTCACCGTCGAGAACGACGACCAGGCTTGGGCGCGTGCGCGCCGTTCGGACAAGGACAAGGGCGGCTTTGCCGCTCGCGCGGCGCTGACGATGATCGCGCTGAAACAAAAGTTGGGTGCATAAGCTCATGAGTAATCAGGATAACGAGCGACCGGCAAAGACCGCGAACCAGCGGGGGGCAGCCCGCCTTGCCGCCGTTCAGGCGCTGTATCAGATGGATATTGGTGGAACCGGCGTGCTGGAGGTGGTGGCCGAATACGAGGCGCACCGTCTCGGGCAGGAGCTGGATGGCGATACCTATCTGAAGGCCGACGCATCCTGGTTTCGTTCCATCGTCTCCGGCGTCGTGCGCGAGCAGACCCGGCTGGATCCCTTGATCGGTTCCGCGCTTCAGGACGATTGGGCGCTGTCGCGCCTCGACAGCACCGTGCGCGCCATCCTGCGCGCCGGCACGTTCGAGATTCTCGACCGCAAGGATGTCCCGGTCGCGGTCATCGTTACCGAATATGTCGAGATCGCCCACGCCTTCTTTGATGATGATGAGCCTAAGCTCGTCAACGCCGTGCTCGATCGAATCGCCAAGCAAGTTCGCGGCGAAGCGAAGAAATAAGCAGCGATGTCGGCGCCGTTGATGGCGCCGTCTACTTTCGTTTGCTTCGTTCGCGCCTGATTTCAGCTACGAATGTTCTTTTGAACCGCCATCGGGTGTTTTACCCGTGGGCGGTCTTGACGCGACGTTTTCCCAAACGCAATCTCCGTTATGCACATCTGTCGACCGCCTTGGAGGAGGGGGGTCACCGTTGTCGCAGGCGGCCGGAGGAGGAGTGAACCGCCGGCTTTTTTGGAGGGAAAAAGCGAAATGTCGATTCTTTTTGGTGTTATCGCGTGCGGATTGCTCTCGTTGGTTTATGCCATCTGGACAACCCGGTCGGTGCTTGCCGCCGATCAGGGCAGTGCACGCATGCAGGAGATTGCGGGTTATATTCGAGAGGGCGCGCAGGCCTATCTAGCGCGTCAATATAGGACCATCGCGATTGTCGGCGTCATCGTTTTCATCGCGGTATGGCTTTTACTTTCGGCCGAAGCCGCTTTCGGTTTCCTGATCGGCGCGGTCCTGTCGGGCGCCGCCGGTTTCATCGGCATGCACGTCTCCGTGCGCGCCAACGTCCGCACCGCGCAGGCCGCATCGCACAGCCTGTCAGCTGGTCTCGATATCGCCTTCAAGTCGGGCGCCATCACCGGCATGCTGGTCGCCGGCCTGGCGCTGCTGGGTGTTTCCATCTACTTCTACGTGCTGACCGGTATTCTCGGCCATGAGCCGGGCTCGCGCGATGTCATCGATGCGCTGGTGTCGCTCGGTTTCGGTGCATCGCTGATTTCGATCTTCGCCCGTCTTGGCGGCGGCATCTTCACCAAGGGTGCCGACGTCGGCGGCGACCTCGTCGGCAAGGTGGAAGCAGGCATTCCCGAGGACGATCCGCGCAATCCCGCCACCATTGCCGATAACGTCGGCGATAACGTCGGCGATTGCGCCGGCATGGCCGCCGACCTGTTCGAAACCTATGCGGTTTCCGTTGTCGCGACCATGGTTCTCGCGGCGATCTTCTTCGCCGGTACGCCGGTACTTGCCTCCGCCATGGTTTATCCCCTGGCGATCTGCGGCACCTGCATCATCACCTCGATTATCGGCACCTTCTTCGTCAAGCTCGGCGCCAATGGTTCGATCATGGGAGCGCTCTACAAGGGGCTGATCGCCACGGGCCTCCTGTCGATCATCGGCCTTGGCGTTGCCACGCAGCTGACCGTCGGCTGGGGTTCGATTGGCGCTGTCGCAGGTTTCGATATCACCGGAACGAACCTCTTCCTCTGCGGTATCGTCGGGCTGATCGTCACGGCGCTGATCGTCGTGATTACCGAATACTACACCGGGACCAACAAGCGGCCTGTCAACTCCATTGCCCAGGCCTCCGTCACCGGTCACGGCACCAACGTCATCCAGGGCCTGGCCGTCTCGCTTGAATCGACGGCACTGCCGGCGATCGTCATCGTCGGCGGCATTCTCGCCACCTATCAGCTCGGCGGCCTGTTCGGCACGGGCATTGCCGTCACCGCCATGCTCGGCCTTGCCGGCATGATCGTTGCGCTCGATGCCTTCGGCCCGGTCACCGACAATGCCGGCGGCATCGCCGAAATGTCGCATCTCCCGCCGGAAGTGCGCAAATCGACCGATGCGCTGGATGCGGTCGGCAACACCACCAAAGCGGTGACGAAGGGCTATGCCATTGGCTCAGCGGGTCTCGGCGCGCTGGTGCTGTTCGCCGCCTATTCGAACGACTTGAAATATTTCGCATCGCACGGCGATCAGTTTCCTTATTTCGCCGATGTAGGGACGATCTCTTTCGATCTTTCCAACCCTTACGTCGTCGCCGGTCTGCTGTTCGGTGGGCTTATCCCCTATCTCTTCGGCGGCATTGCCATGACGGCCGTCGGCCGTGCCGCAAGCGCGATCGTCGAGGAGGTGCGCAGGCAGTTCCGCGA
Encoded proteins:
- a CDS encoding cupin domain-containing protein, coding for MTKKTRRAVNIGELQLDHWQQGDFFAGSDASFGALLGLRDLGISYNEVPPGKSGCPFHNHHVEEELFVIIDGEGEYRFGSERFAVAKGDVLGAPAGGHETAHQLINTGPGVLIYLAISTKAQTEIVEYPDSGKFLAKTNRANETRFRFIGRDGAPVDYWDGEPGA
- a CDS encoding 6,7-dimethyl-8-ribityllumazine synthase, which produces MSSSTNAHILIVEARFYDDMADALLDGAKAALEEAGATYDIVTVPGALEIPAAIAMALDGGDSGGTQYDGYVALGMVIRGETYHFDIVANESSRALMDLAVSESLAIGNGILTVENDDQAWARARRSDKDKGGFAARAALTMIALKQKLGA
- the nusB gene encoding transcription antitermination factor NusB; the encoded protein is MSNQDNERPAKTANQRGAARLAAVQALYQMDIGGTGVLEVVAEYEAHRLGQELDGDTYLKADASWFRSIVSGVVREQTRLDPLIGSALQDDWALSRLDSTVRAILRAGTFEILDRKDVPVAVIVTEYVEIAHAFFDDDEPKLVNAVLDRIAKQVRGEAKK
- a CDS encoding sodium-translocating pyrophosphatase; translated protein: MSILFGVIACGLLSLVYAIWTTRSVLAADQGSARMQEIAGYIREGAQAYLARQYRTIAIVGVIVFIAVWLLLSAEAAFGFLIGAVLSGAAGFIGMHVSVRANVRTAQAASHSLSAGLDIAFKSGAITGMLVAGLALLGVSIYFYVLTGILGHEPGSRDVIDALVSLGFGASLISIFARLGGGIFTKGADVGGDLVGKVEAGIPEDDPRNPATIADNVGDNVGDCAGMAADLFETYAVSVVATMVLAAIFFAGTPVLASAMVYPLAICGTCIITSIIGTFFVKLGANGSIMGALYKGLIATGLLSIIGLGVATQLTVGWGSIGAVAGFDITGTNLFLCGIVGLIVTALIVVITEYYTGTNKRPVNSIAQASVTGHGTNVIQGLAVSLESTALPAIVIVGGILATYQLGGLFGTGIAVTAMLGLAGMIVALDAFGPVTDNAGGIAEMSHLPPEVRKSTDALDAVGNTTKAVTKGYAIGSAGLGALVLFAAYSNDLKYFASHGDQFPYFADVGTISFDLSNPYVVAGLLFGGLIPYLFGGIAMTAVGRAASAIVEEVRRQFREKPGIMLGTERPDYGRAVDLLTKAAIREMIVPSLLPVLAPLVVYFGVLLISGSKASAFAALGASLLGVIINGLFVAISMTSGGGAWDNAKKSFEDGFVDKDGTRHMKGSEAHKASVTGDTVGDPYKDTAGPAVNPAIKITNIVALLLLAVLAG